The following are encoded together in the Nocardioides okcheonensis genome:
- a CDS encoding nucleotidyltransferase family protein: MTSVAGLLLAAGAGRRFGGPKALARDDDGTSWLLRSVQALRPCAEVVVVLGAGAEQAAALLPMSVARVRADDWADGMGASLRAGLEALEGTDHDAALVTLVDLPDVGGDVVGRLLGAARGSDVLARAAYDGVPGHPVLIGRDHWAGVVTSAAGDRGARDYLAARAVDLVECGDLATGVDVDAR; this comes from the coding sequence GTGACCTCGGTCGCCGGGCTGCTCCTGGCCGCCGGCGCGGGTCGCCGGTTCGGCGGCCCCAAGGCGCTGGCCCGCGACGACGACGGCACGTCGTGGCTGCTGCGGTCGGTCCAGGCGCTGCGCCCGTGCGCCGAGGTGGTGGTCGTCCTCGGCGCCGGGGCCGAGCAGGCCGCGGCACTGCTGCCGATGTCGGTCGCGCGGGTGCGCGCCGATGACTGGGCCGACGGGATGGGCGCGTCCCTGCGTGCCGGTCTGGAGGCGCTGGAGGGGACGGACCACGACGCCGCGCTCGTCACGCTCGTCGACCTGCCCGACGTGGGGGGCGACGTGGTCGGGCGACTGCTCGGCGCCGCCCGCGGCAGCGACGTGCTCGCCCGGGCGGCGTACGACGGGGTGCCGGGGCACCCGGTGCTGATCGGCCGGGACCACTGGGCGGGCGTCGTCACCTCGGCCGCCGGCGACCGCGGTGCGCGTGACTACCTCGCCGCCCGCGCCGTCGACCTCGTCGAGTGCGGCGACCTCGCCACCGGCGTCGACGTCGACGCCCGCTGA
- a CDS encoding pilus assembly protein TadG-related protein, producing MRAPTTWRRRRDEAGATAIIVAMFFAFIALPLGAASVDLARLYVELQRVQAAADAAATAGVTFMPDDFDAARARAIEVAEDNGFPNSGTSSVTVAAGTKPTQLKVTVSSTVKNAFARSFGISQSTMSRSALADFNGPAPMGSPCNSFANEPAGSAQLGPQSSQTKVPTYASCSNPQFWGAITGPETWKDQGSQYDARKCGSGEDGCSGGVNDEFDPRGFIYLIRVAPAGVGQSVNLQIYDPAYVETAADCSTGPTANISSSANGNYPYATTDASDRYKNDNVNATMFCTGDSDNSGRRFGVEVPTITSFTVRSPVDNLNPYTAPALNPTECTKQWPGYAYTGSTGPRERNLRNLGSNAALQEEVARVFHQWVNLCTFTPTQAGDYYLQVRSNVAMPLAYTLDSTGAVAGNANVYNQAADNPLVLGNGTNQFAVRAVTGAAAGAISVSPWEKMRIFANADSANTQFNLVRVVPAAANKTLVITYFDVGEATGTTAGSVQILPPGDAKIGAAAMTSISDCKATGPTTGTLTNCKVNGVTSATNNGKLQTIRVPIPNTYTCQTSSQGGCWFRVAINFPGATVTDATTWTARIVGEPVRLIE from the coding sequence ATGAGAGCCCCCACCACCTGGCGCAGGCGTCGTGACGAAGCGGGCGCGACCGCCATCATCGTCGCGATGTTCTTCGCCTTCATCGCGCTCCCGCTCGGCGCCGCCTCGGTCGACCTGGCCCGCCTCTACGTCGAGCTCCAGCGGGTCCAGGCGGCGGCCGACGCCGCCGCCACCGCGGGTGTCACCTTCATGCCCGACGACTTCGACGCCGCCCGCGCCCGCGCCATCGAGGTCGCCGAGGACAACGGGTTCCCCAACTCCGGCACGTCGTCGGTGACCGTCGCGGCCGGCACGAAGCCCACGCAGCTCAAGGTGACGGTGTCGTCCACCGTCAAGAACGCCTTCGCACGCTCGTTCGGCATCTCCCAGTCGACCATGTCCCGCTCGGCGCTCGCCGACTTCAACGGGCCCGCGCCGATGGGCAGCCCGTGCAACAGCTTCGCCAACGAGCCCGCCGGGTCCGCGCAGCTCGGCCCGCAGAGCTCCCAGACCAAGGTCCCCACCTACGCCAGCTGCTCGAACCCCCAGTTCTGGGGCGCGATCACCGGACCGGAGACCTGGAAGGACCAGGGGTCGCAGTACGACGCCCGCAAGTGCGGCAGCGGCGAGGACGGCTGCAGCGGCGGGGTCAACGACGAGTTCGACCCGCGCGGCTTCATCTACCTGATCCGGGTCGCCCCTGCCGGGGTCGGGCAGTCGGTGAACCTGCAGATCTACGACCCGGCCTACGTCGAGACGGCGGCCGACTGCTCGACCGGCCCGACCGCGAACATCTCGTCGTCCGCCAACGGCAACTACCCCTACGCCACGACCGACGCCAGCGACCGCTACAAGAACGACAACGTCAACGCGACGATGTTCTGCACCGGCGACTCGGACAACAGCGGCCGACGCTTCGGCGTCGAGGTGCCCACCATCACGTCGTTCACGGTGCGCAGCCCGGTGGACAACCTGAACCCGTACACGGCTCCGGCCCTCAACCCGACCGAGTGCACCAAGCAGTGGCCCGGTTACGCCTACACGGGCAGCACCGGCCCCCGCGAGCGGAACCTGCGCAACCTCGGCAGCAACGCCGCCCTGCAGGAGGAAGTCGCACGGGTCTTCCACCAGTGGGTCAACCTGTGCACCTTCACCCCGACCCAGGCCGGTGACTACTACCTGCAGGTCCGCAGCAACGTGGCCATGCCGTTGGCCTACACGCTGGACTCGACCGGCGCGGTGGCCGGCAACGCGAACGTCTACAACCAGGCTGCCGACAACCCGCTCGTGCTCGGCAACGGCACCAACCAGTTCGCCGTCCGCGCCGTCACCGGCGCCGCGGCCGGCGCGATCTCGGTCTCGCCCTGGGAGAAGATGCGCATCTTCGCCAACGCCGACTCGGCCAACACGCAGTTCAACCTGGTGCGCGTGGTGCCGGCGGCGGCCAACAAGACCCTGGTCATCACCTACTTCGACGTCGGTGAGGCCACCGGCACGACCGCGGGCAGCGTGCAGATCCTGCCGCCCGGCGACGCCAAGATCGGTGCCGCGGCGATGACGTCGATCTCCGACTGCAAGGCGACCGGACCCACGACGGGAACGCTGACCAACTGCAAGGTCAACGGGGTGACGTCGGCGACCAACAACGGCAAGCTGCAGACGATCCGGGTGCCGATCCCCAACACCTACACCTGTCAGACCTCCAGCCAGGGTGGCTGCTGGTTCCGGGTGGCGATCAACTTCCCCGGTGCGACCGTGACCGACGCGACCACGTGGACCGCCCGCATCGTGGGCGAGCCGGTGCGCCTGATCGAGTAG
- a CDS encoding ATP-grasp domain-containing protein, whose protein sequence is MTVLLATSGDLPTGEPGAAALDAALAERGVDATWARWDDPAVDWAAADLVAVRSTWDYVTRHRDFLAWTQALDQSRLLNGADVFAWNHDKRYLTDLGDLPAVPTVLADDRPALAAAVARFGTAVVKPRVGAGGAGLIVVTDPDDPRLGTPVQSHPDYPEVGGPWVVQPLVESIRTHGETSVYVLDGHLAQRFDKLPGEGDVRVNEEFGGRVRAVALGDVADLALRAADAMAARFGRPMDYLRVDLLRWQGEWVVSELELIEPGLYLDVSPANAAPFADLVASRLR, encoded by the coding sequence ATGACCGTCCTCCTCGCCACCAGCGGCGACCTCCCGACCGGTGAGCCCGGCGCCGCGGCACTCGACGCGGCGCTCGCCGAGCGTGGGGTCGACGCCACCTGGGCGCGCTGGGACGACCCGGCCGTCGACTGGGCGGCCGCCGACCTCGTCGCCGTCCGCTCGACCTGGGACTACGTCACCCGCCACCGCGACTTCCTCGCGTGGACGCAGGCGCTCGACCAGTCCCGCCTGCTCAACGGCGCGGACGTCTTCGCGTGGAACCACGACAAGCGCTACCTCACCGACCTGGGGGACCTGCCGGCCGTGCCGACGGTCCTCGCCGACGACCGGCCAGCGCTGGCCGCCGCGGTGGCCCGCTTCGGCACCGCCGTGGTGAAGCCGCGCGTCGGCGCGGGGGGAGCCGGCCTGATCGTGGTCACCGACCCCGACGACCCGCGCCTGGGCACGCCGGTGCAGAGCCACCCCGACTACCCCGAGGTCGGTGGCCCGTGGGTCGTCCAGCCCCTCGTCGAGTCGATCCGCACCCACGGCGAGACGTCGGTCTACGTGCTCGACGGCCACCTCGCCCAGCGCTTCGACAAGCTGCCGGGCGAGGGTGACGTCCGCGTCAACGAGGAGTTCGGCGGCCGGGTCCGGGCCGTCGCTCTCGGCGACGTCGCCGACCTCGCGCTGCGCGCGGCCGATGCCATGGCCGCCCGCTTCGGGCGCCCGATGGACTACCTCCGCGTCGACCTGCTGCGGTGGCAGGGGGAGTGGGTGGTGAGCGAGCTCGAGCTGATCGAGCCGGGCCTCTACCTCGACGTGTCGCCCGCCAACGCCGCACCCTTCGCCGACCTGGTGGCCTCGCGCCTGCGGTAG
- a CDS encoding TadE family protein → MRFFARRRDDRGAVAVEFALTVPILLLFFLGTIELGLYMKDNISMSSSVRAGARSASAAADAGPGTCEASASPPPCSPASVPGFAQAAADTMQTAGMAMNSADIQWVMVYKANGAGFPGTGSTIPASCSGVANCVMYVWDAGVVTANGTGRFRYSSGSWASATVNACLNETDAVGVALRANHNWMTGLMNSVLGGAKVMTERTVMKFEPLEQDRCKPGTPNAHN, encoded by the coding sequence ATGAGGTTCTTCGCCAGGCGACGGGACGATCGCGGTGCGGTCGCGGTCGAGTTCGCCCTCACGGTGCCGATCCTGCTGCTCTTCTTCCTCGGCACCATCGAGCTCGGCCTCTACATGAAGGACAACATCTCGATGAGCAGCAGCGTGCGCGCGGGCGCACGCTCGGCGTCGGCGGCCGCCGACGCCGGACCGGGCACCTGCGAGGCGAGCGCCTCGCCCCCGCCGTGCTCGCCCGCCTCGGTGCCCGGGTTCGCGCAGGCCGCGGCCGACACCATGCAGACCGCCGGCATGGCCATGAACTCCGCCGACATCCAGTGGGTGATGGTCTACAAGGCCAACGGGGCCGGCTTCCCGGGCACCGGCTCCACCATCCCCGCCAGCTGCTCGGGCGTCGCGAACTGCGTGATGTACGTCTGGGACGCGGGCGTCGTCACCGCCAACGGCACCGGGCGCTTCCGCTACTCCAGCGGGTCCTGGGCGTCGGCCACCGTCAACGCCTGCCTCAACGAGACCGACGCGGTCGGGGTCGCGCTCCGCGCGAACCACAACTGGATGACCGGCCTGATGAACAGCGTCCTCGGCGGCGCCAAGGTGATGACCGAGCGCACCGTCATGAAGTTCGAGCCGCTCGAGCAGGACCGGTGCAAGCCGGGCACCCCCAACGCGCACAACTGA
- a CDS encoding SGNH/GDSL hydrolase family protein: protein MEHEEHAGGTGAGAYAVAAVGVGVAVAAYGTGRLLRHQAALARRAIGKPLGEEAPPGDRHWRRSYGDPVDLVVLGDSIAAGLGADKPKQTLGGRLARAVAKRLGRSVRLRTVAVVGSESSDLAAQVASLPATYRPHVAVVVVGGNDVTHRVPVADSARHLADAVDALRARGAEVVVGTCPDLGALRPVPQPLRALGSRASRQLAEAQRTVALEHGARVVSLAHVVGPFFITNPDEMFSLDRFHPSAHGYQRTAKAMLPSVLAALGAVEDVPFGHHAPVVGGSG, encoded by the coding sequence GTGGAGCACGAGGAGCACGCAGGAGGGACGGGTGCCGGGGCGTACGCCGTCGCGGCCGTGGGTGTCGGGGTCGCGGTCGCGGCGTACGGGACCGGGCGGCTGCTGCGCCACCAGGCCGCCCTGGCGCGGCGGGCGATCGGCAAGCCGCTGGGCGAGGAGGCGCCCCCGGGCGACCGGCACTGGCGCCGGTCCTACGGCGACCCGGTGGACCTCGTCGTCCTCGGGGACTCCATCGCGGCGGGCCTCGGCGCGGACAAGCCCAAGCAGACGCTCGGCGGCCGGCTCGCGCGGGCGGTCGCGAAGCGGCTGGGGCGCTCGGTGCGGCTGCGGACCGTCGCCGTCGTCGGCTCGGAGAGCAGCGACCTCGCCGCCCAGGTCGCCTCGCTGCCGGCGACGTACCGCCCGCACGTCGCGGTCGTCGTGGTCGGCGGCAACGACGTGACCCACCGGGTGCCCGTCGCCGACTCGGCCCGGCACCTGGCCGACGCCGTCGACGCGCTGCGGGCGCGCGGGGCGGAGGTGGTGGTCGGCACCTGCCCCGACCTCGGCGCGCTGCGGCCGGTGCCGCAGCCGCTGCGCGCGCTCGGCTCCCGGGCGTCCCGGCAGCTCGCGGAGGCCCAGCGCACCGTCGCGCTCGAGCACGGAGCGAGGGTCGTCTCGCTGGCGCACGTCGTGGGTCCGTTCTTCATCACCAACCCCGACGAGATGTTCAGCCTCGACCGGTTCCACCCCAGCGCGCACGGCTACCAGCGCACCGCGAAGGCGATGCTGCCGTCGGTCCTCGCGGCGCTCGGCGCGGTCGAGGACGTGCCGTTCGGGCACCACGCGCCGGTGGTGGGCGGGTCAGGCTAG
- a CDS encoding collagen-like domain-containing protein, which translates to MTHFKPARLGQRTVPALIVAGALVVSAGVGGATAGALITGKDIRDRSITADDIANRTIGKQQISTDALDSLRTSWNSGVGAPKAGDGDTNSWYLDTATGDAYKNTPGGWSFRVNIMGATGAPGAVGPQGAKGADGATGAQGAKGDRGDAGADGAKGDTGDQGEKGDQGDTGATGAAGSQWLRGAGAPGNGLGTTGDWYLDTDSWDAYQKGAQGWAPVVNLRGPIGPKGDTGDTGATGATGATGSTGAQGPQGTTGATGSAGATGAQGVQGPQGPQGPAGPTGPQGPAGATGATGATGPQGPAGGALVLKDANGVTLGDVVHMDSYGVSFISSTGYLLSVAWDGTSSPAQIYYTSSCANVNSGQAYLNDGGTPGQVNFGKAAVYSGSLGSWMVPATVTSGYTTSVSFTSASIDNPDCGASAGSNSGWLLETATRTALGLPAGGTVNQVAVPLEVN; encoded by the coding sequence GTGACCCACTTCAAGCCTGCGCGCCTCGGGCAGCGCACCGTCCCCGCCCTGATCGTCGCCGGCGCCCTCGTGGTGTCCGCCGGCGTCGGCGGCGCCACCGCCGGCGCCCTCATCACCGGCAAGGACATCCGCGACCGGTCGATCACGGCCGACGACATCGCCAACCGCACCATCGGCAAGCAGCAGATCAGCACGGACGCGCTCGACAGCCTCCGCACCAGCTGGAACTCCGGCGTGGGCGCGCCGAAGGCCGGCGACGGCGACACCAACAGCTGGTACCTCGACACCGCGACCGGCGACGCCTACAAGAACACCCCCGGCGGCTGGTCGTTCCGCGTCAACATCATGGGCGCCACCGGTGCCCCCGGCGCGGTGGGACCGCAGGGCGCCAAGGGCGCCGACGGTGCGACCGGCGCCCAGGGCGCGAAGGGCGACCGTGGTGACGCGGGAGCCGACGGCGCCAAGGGCGACACCGGCGACCAGGGAGAGAAGGGCGACCAGGGCGACACCGGTGCGACCGGCGCCGCAGGCAGCCAGTGGCTGCGCGGCGCGGGTGCTCCCGGCAACGGCCTCGGCACGACCGGCGACTGGTACCTCGACACCGACTCGTGGGACGCCTACCAGAAGGGCGCCCAGGGCTGGGCGCCCGTCGTGAACCTCCGCGGCCCGATCGGCCCCAAGGGCGACACGGGTGACACCGGCGCCACGGGTGCGACCGGCGCGACGGGCTCGACCGGTGCGCAGGGTCCGCAGGGCACGACGGGCGCCACCGGCTCGGCCGGCGCGACCGGTGCGCAGGGCGTGCAGGGTCCGCAGGGGCCGCAGGGGCCGGCCGGTCCGACGGGTCCGCAGGGGCCCGCCGGGGCCACCGGCGCCACGGGCGCGACCGGTCCGCAGGGACCCGCCGGCGGTGCGCTCGTCCTCAAGGACGCCAACGGCGTGACGCTCGGTGACGTCGTCCACATGGACTCCTACGGCGTCTCCTTCATCAGCTCGACCGGCTACCTGCTGTCCGTCGCGTGGGACGGCACCAGCAGCCCGGCACAGATCTACTACACCTCCTCCTGCGCCAACGTGAACAGCGGCCAGGCCTACCTCAACGACGGCGGTACTCCAGGACAGGTCAACTTCGGCAAGGCCGCGGTCTACAGCGGCTCGCTGGGGTCGTGGATGGTGCCCGCCACCGTCACGTCCGGCTACACGACGTCGGTGTCCTTCACGTCGGCGTCGATCGACAACCCCGACTGCGGTGCCAGCGCCGGCAGCAACAGCGGGTGGCTGCTGGAGACGGCGACCCGCACGGCCCTCGGCCTGCCGGCCGGCGGAACGGTCAACCAGGTGGCAGTCCCGCTCGAGGTCAACTGA
- the groL gene encoding chaperonin GroEL (60 kDa chaperone family; promotes refolding of misfolded polypeptides especially under stressful conditions; forms two stacked rings of heptamers to form a barrel-shaped 14mer; ends can be capped by GroES; misfolded proteins enter the barrel where they are refolded when GroES binds) — translation MPKLIAFNEEARRGLERGMNTLADAVKVTLGPKGRNVVLEKKWGAPTITNDGVSIAKEIELEDPYEKIGAELVKEVAKKTDDVAGDGTTTATVLAQAMVREGLRNVAAGANPMGLKRGIEAAVEAVSEQLLAMAKDVETKEQIASTASISAADTTVGEIIAEAMDKVGKEGVITVEESNTFGLDLELTEGMRFDKGYISAYFATDLERMEAVLEDPYILIANSKVSTVKDLLPLLEKVMQSGKPLLIIAEDVDGEALSTLVVNKIKGTFRSVAVKAPGFGDRRKAMLQDIAILTGGQVISEEVGLKLESAGIELLGQARKVVITKDETTIVEGAGDQGQIEGRVNQIRAEIEKSDSDYDREKLQERLAKLAGGVAVIKVGAATEVELKERKHRIEDAVRNAKAAVEEGIVAGGGVALVQAAATAFDKLDLVGDEATGANIVRVATSAPLKQIAINAGLEGGVVAEKVANLTAGHGLNAATGDYVDMIAEGIIDPAKVTRSALQNAASIAALFLTTEAVVADKPEKAPAMPGGDMGGMGGMDF, via the coding sequence ATGCCGAAGCTGATTGCTTTCAACGAGGAGGCCCGCCGCGGCCTCGAGCGGGGTATGAACACCCTCGCCGACGCGGTCAAGGTCACCCTCGGCCCCAAGGGCCGCAACGTCGTCCTGGAGAAGAAGTGGGGCGCCCCCACGATCACCAACGACGGTGTCTCGATCGCCAAGGAGATCGAGCTGGAGGACCCCTACGAGAAGATCGGCGCCGAGCTGGTCAAGGAGGTCGCCAAGAAGACCGACGACGTCGCCGGTGACGGCACGACGACGGCCACCGTCCTGGCCCAGGCCATGGTCCGCGAGGGTCTGCGCAACGTCGCGGCCGGCGCGAACCCGATGGGTCTCAAGCGCGGCATCGAGGCCGCCGTCGAGGCCGTGTCCGAGCAGCTGCTCGCCATGGCCAAGGACGTCGAGACCAAGGAGCAGATCGCGTCCACCGCGTCGATCTCCGCCGCTGACACCACCGTCGGCGAGATCATCGCCGAGGCGATGGACAAGGTCGGCAAGGAAGGCGTCATCACCGTCGAGGAGTCCAACACCTTCGGGCTGGACCTCGAGCTGACCGAGGGCATGCGGTTCGACAAGGGCTACATCTCGGCCTACTTCGCCACGGACCTCGAGCGCATGGAGGCCGTGCTGGAGGACCCGTACATCCTCATCGCCAACTCCAAGGTGTCGACGGTCAAGGACCTGCTGCCGCTGCTGGAGAAGGTCATGCAGTCCGGCAAGCCGCTGCTGATCATCGCCGAGGACGTCGACGGCGAGGCGCTGTCGACCCTGGTCGTCAACAAGATCAAGGGCACCTTCCGCTCCGTCGCCGTCAAGGCGCCGGGCTTCGGTGACCGCCGCAAGGCCATGCTGCAGGACATCGCCATCCTCACCGGTGGCCAGGTCATCTCCGAGGAGGTCGGCCTCAAGCTCGAGTCGGCCGGCATCGAGCTGCTCGGCCAGGCCCGCAAGGTCGTCATCACCAAGGACGAGACCACCATCGTCGAGGGTGCCGGCGACCAGGGCCAGATCGAGGGCCGTGTCAACCAGATCCGCGCCGAGATCGAGAAGTCGGACTCCGACTACGACCGCGAGAAGCTCCAGGAGCGCCTCGCCAAGCTGGCCGGCGGCGTGGCCGTCATCAAGGTCGGCGCGGCCACCGAGGTCGAGCTCAAGGAGCGCAAGCACCGCATCGAGGACGCCGTGCGCAACGCCAAGGCCGCCGTCGAGGAGGGCATCGTCGCCGGAGGTGGCGTGGCGCTCGTCCAGGCCGCCGCCACCGCGTTCGACAAGCTCGACCTGGTCGGCGACGAGGCCACCGGCGCGAACATCGTCCGCGTCGCCACCTCGGCCCCGCTCAAGCAGATCGCGATCAACGCCGGTCTCGAGGGCGGCGTCGTGGCGGAGAAGGTCGCCAACCTGACGGCCGGTCACGGCCTCAACGCCGCGACCGGTGACTACGTCGACATGATCGCCGAGGGCATCATCGACCCGGCGAAGGTCACCCGCTCGGCGCTGCAGAACGCCGCGTCGATCGCCGCGCTGTTCCTCACCACCGAGGCCGTCGTGGCCGACAAGCCCGAGAAGGCGCCGGCCATGCCCGGCGGCGACATGGGCGGCATGGGCGGCATGGACTTCTGA